The DNA window ACGCTATGCCGTGGGGGGGTTGCACCCCTCCGAGGTCCAGGTCTTGGCCGTCACCGCCTCCTCGGGCTCCATCCTCGAGCTCTACCGGCTCGTGCTCGCCGAGCTCGGCCACGACGCTCCCGGCTCTTCGCGCGCCCAGATGACCCGCATCATCCGCCGCGAGGTGCTCGAGCTCGCCCGGGCCAAGAAGCGCAAAACCCTCCTCGTCATCGACGAAGCCTCGCTTCTTCGCCTGGAGGTCCTCACGGAGCTGCACACGCTCACCCAGTTCGAGCACGACTCCAAACCCTACCTGCCCCTGGTGCTCGCCGGCCAGGCCAATCTCGCCGACCACCTCCAATACCGCACCGCCTTGCCCCTGGCCAGCCGCGTGGTGGCCCGAAGCCACCTCAAGGGCATCGACCAGAAAACCATGGAAGAGTACCTGCGCCATCACCTGCGCCTGGCCGGGGTCGAGCGCATCCTCTTCGAAGACGCGGCCATCACCGCCATCCACCAGGGCTCCGGGGGGCTGTTTCGCAAGGCCAACCACTTGGCCCGCGGCGCGCTCATTGCCGCCGCCCACCAGCAGGCCCCCCTGGTCAGCGCCGAGCACGTGCGCATCGCCGCCACCGAGCTGTTCTGATCCCCACTCCCCCGAAGGAGACCGCCATGAACCTCTACGAAGATGCCTGCCTCGAACGCACCCTCGACGAGCTCTCCGATCAGTTGGGTCTGCTGCTGCTCGACCTCCTGCTCGCCGGGGTCCACAAGGCCCGCAGCCAGACCCACATCTTCCAGGAGATCGCCCAGGCCAAGGCCGAGGCCGCAACCGGACCCGAGCCCTTCTAACGCCTACCCTCCTCCCCCATCGGTGAGGGTCCCCTCTGCGGGACCCTCACCCCCCTTGCCCCAACCCCGTGAACATGTCCCAGATATTCAGACGATCCGCTACCAGGTAATCTGAGAAACAACAGTTCCTCGCCGATGCCTATCTGCGGCTGGGGCGAAACGAGGATGCGATGCGCCTCCTCTGGGCCGACTTCGTCGAATGGCCCCGGCTCGACCGGTACCAGACCCTCCATGGGTACACGAAGGGGCTGGGAACCTGGCCGGAGTGGCGCGAGAAGGCCCTTTCGTTCCTTCGGGCCCGCGTCGCCGAGGGTCAGAAGAAGGCATCCTGGCGGCCCGACCGCTCGGCCCTGGTGGAGATCTTCCTCTGGGAGAAGGACGTGGACGCCGCGTGGGCCGAGGCCACAGCCGGAGGCTGCTCCGAGGAACTCTGGATGACGCTCGCCGCCAAGCGGGAGAAGAAGCACCCCGAGGACGCCCTGACCGTGTACCAGAATAGGATCGAGCCGACGATCGCGCGGACGAACAACGAGGCCTACCGGGAGGCGATGAAGTTCCTGCGAAAGGTCCGGGAGCTCATGCTCCGCCTCGGGCGGGAGGCGGAGTTCGAGGGATTCGTGCGTTCACTGCGGACAACCCACCGGCTGAAGCGAAACTGGATCAAGCTTCTCGACGAGGCGGGGTGGGGGCGGTAGGGCCTGCACGCCTCACCGCACTTCTGACAGGAAACATGCTGCGTAGCAACGCAAATTTCCTGCGAATGGATCCTTGGGACGGTGGAAAGGTAAGAGGCACATGATCCCCCAAGTGGCCCCCGAACTGGTCCCCCAACTGGTCCCCGAACTGGTCCCCGAACAACTGGACGGACCGGCACCAGCGAGACGCTTTGTAGCCTTGAGCATGGTGGGAGAGGCGCGTCAGCACTGGAAATAGTGGTTGTCTTCGCGGATTGTCACGGATTGGGTGAACAGGCCACGAGTGGATTCGAATCGCGTTTCCCGCTCCACCGACCCTCCCCGGAACCCCTCGGGGGTCCGTCCGAAGGCTCTCAGTTTAGTCCAGTAGTTCCGCGGACTTGGCTGAGGGCCTTTCGCTCTTTCCGCTCTTGTCGTCTCTCGGTCGACATTCTCTTTCCGTAATGCCCGGTTGTTTCCGGGAAGATTGTGCCCTGTCTGTGCCCTGGCTGTGCCCAAGAATTCGGGGGCGCGGCGGTGGGGTCCCGGAATTCGACTGCAACCTGGATTTGGGCACAACAGGATCGGCAGACGCAGAAACGCAGAGAGGTCCCCCCTGTTCTATGCCCCTGGCGCGGTGTGGCAGGTGAAACGAATCCGGGGCCACTCCGTCAGTGTGCCTCTGCGTGAAGGGTGATCCCAAGCGCCCGGACGACCTTGAGCACCGTATCATAGCGAGGCTTTGCCCCCGGGGAGAGCGCCTTGTAAAGGCTCTCCCTGCCAAGGCCCGTGTCTTTGGCGAGCTGCGACATGCCTCGCGCTCTCGCAACGTCCCTAACTGCGACCAGAAAGACTTCCGGATTCGGGTCTTCCAAGGCAGCAGTGATGTACTCGGCGATGCTCTCATCGTCGGTCAGGT is part of the Thermodesulfobacteriota bacterium genome and encodes:
- a CDS encoding AAA family ATPase, encoding MPSAYRQFFALTAEPFGADVARSQILATPAVSAVEERVHYALGLGAIALVTGEVGSGKSTALRYAVGGLHPSEVQVLAVTASSGSILELYRLVLAELGHDAPGSSRAQMTRIIRREVLELARAKKRKTLLVIDEASLLRLEVLTELHTLTQFEHDSKPYLPLVLAGQANLADHLQYRTALPLASRVVARSHLKGIDQKTMEEYLRHHLRLAGVERILFEDAAITAIHQGSGGLFRKANHLARGALIAAAHQQAPLVSAEHVRIAATELF
- a CDS encoding addiction module antidote protein gives rise to the protein MTVKSAPFDAADYLTDDESIAEYITAALEDPNPEVFLVAVRDVARARGMSQLAKDTGLGRESLYKALSPGAKPRYDTVLKVVRALGITLHAEAH